CAACTGACCACAGTGGGTCAGCAGCTTTGCATCCCAGAGCTGCACATCCACAGCCATTCAGCATATGTATATAGGCATCTGTCCCTGCAGATGTATCACCTACTCTCCCTCCTACGCTGTCTGCCTTTTGGTTTTGATATCAGTAAAATCTTCAATAGGAAACAGTGGTTACTGTGTTAGATGTTTGAATGTTCCGTGCCAGTTTCCCGGTGGGTTTGTGTGCTGAGTGCCTTTCCAACAGCCCAGGCGAGAATTATGTGGGACTGGATTTCGTTGTGAAGATAGGGCTGTGAAGCCTCCCCTGGGGTGAGCTGTGGAGGTGCTGCGGGCTGTTGGCCGTCCTGACTTCTCTCACTGAGGCTTAGCaaggctgtgcagagctgcagatgcCTCTCTTGATTACTAATGAGAGAAAATCCCAACTGCTTGGCTGCTTTTCCTCAGAGTACACTGCACACTGTTGTTGGTgaggtggatttttttcttttccatcagaTGTGGGACAGGCACATACTTGCGGATGGGACAACGCGGAGCCGCCCAGGCCTGCACGTACCCAGCAGTTAGGAAGATGAAGTGTGCTTAtctgcagctcagggctgagGCAACAAGCACAACCCAACTAACACACAACCTGTGGATCCAGCATATGAGTTAATTCATGTTTACAATCTTTCAGAGAGTTTCCGTGAGAAGCTACTTGTCTGTGGTGTACATCAGCTGGATCAGGATACGCTGCTGTGCTTCCAGGCCTGTCTCTACCGTCAGAGGAGGGATCACACTATGCCAAAGAGGTGTCAGTGAAGCatacataaaggaaaaaatgcaaaatgaggGATGTCGAGCAATAGAAAGTCTTATTATTTTGTGTGACAACTGTCAAGTAAGCCTGGCTGCTCCAGAGACAGTCTCATTTTATTCGGAGCTGTAATTTGAGGAGAGCTGGCAGCTCCAAAGTCATGCTTTTGTCCGGAAAGTTTGTATGTGGTCACATCACACCAGTAACTCAACTTGGGCTGATGCAGCCAGAAACATCCCATGAATGTTGGCCCCAGACTGTGCAGATTTGACAACTCTTTCTGTACCTCTGTCTTTTAAATAGAGATGGTTGTGCACATGGGAGATTGCACTTAGACAAGTTTAGCGCTTAGCATTTTAGTACATTGAGGTGACTTCTTACAGACTGCTTTGCAGATGTCTacttttggcttgttttttctttttttcattgtttttatttttgtgtagaTGGTTTTGGTTTATTGAGTCTTTTTCTGCTCCAATTTtcaatcattttatttatgcatttatttgttttaactAGTGAATCTTGTTGATTTTAGTAGTTGCTTAGGTATTTCAGTTCACGTGTGTATATTATGCACTGGAAAAACTGCACACATGTAGAGCAAATCAGTGGTTGGATTAGAACAAGTGCAGTTGCAACACCAGAAATAATGGAGCTGTTAGAGAGATGTCAGATATTGGAGTTTGCTTCACCTCGTATTTCCTGTACGTGCATACGACCTGTGTTAGATTTCCCTGGCCCTGCTAGGAGAGAGGGAAGCTATGGATACCCTGCAGAGTATACATATGGAATGTGGTATTACACTTGAAAATCACCCTATCGAGCAATTCAAAATTAGAAGCATTGTAATGCATCATTCTGGACAACAGAACACAAAATTTCCATGTCGGTTTCATCTGCAGCTCTGTGAtaattctgtaattaaaaaaaaaacaaaaatccaaacagTTGTTTTGCACTTGAAGAATGTGGTACTGAGAAATCTGTGGACTTGTCTTGGGATTTACATGTCTGCTCTCGAAGCCTTTTGTTTAGtttgtgttttgtcttttcaaCTGATCTGTGGGTTGTGTTTTTTGGCTTTCTtgggttttcttctgctttttattgACAGAAAAAGGATGAATCATGGTTCTGGGAAGCAGGAAACAGCATTTTGATTCTTGTTGCTCGCAATACTATATAACAAAAGTGGGTGAGGGTGTAGGTGGTTCTACTTCTGTTTGTCTTGCAGCTCCTAAACGTGATCGTAAACAGTTGAACTTGTGTCAGGTCTAAGACTGTACCTACACCCACCTTTGTTTGGGTACACATTTTATCATCAGTGTGGGTTAGAAGTCTTATTTCTGGAAGGCATAATATTTGAGTTCTTTCCACATCTTCTTGAGCTGGTTCTTCTGGCTGCTGAAGTGTGTGTACACATGAAAATGTGTACGAGGCGTATGCCCACGGTCTGTTTACTTTGTTTCTAGGGCTCATCACAATAAAAGAAGCCCATGATATAGAAGCCAGACTTAATGAAGTGGAAAAGCTTCTGAAGACTATAATAAACATGCCATGGAAGGTGAGTAAGCCAAGATCCACACTTAGCCCAGCTTGACTCTGCCTTGATGGTGACACACACTTGAATGCAGATTAGAAAGTGATGGCCTGTGCCAAAATGTAAAAGAAGCAACAATCCACTGAATATCTTGGAGAAGTGCTGAGTGTCAGAACCATGTAATGATGTCTCCAGGCAGTTGCTTGTAATAAGACATTCTGTTGTAGTAGGAAGGGATGTAAAGGgaggagagaaacaaaacaaagtgttGGTAATAAAAATGGatgtctctttctttttctctttttaagtaTTCAAGATCTGAAGTAGTCCTCACATTTTTTGAGAGATCTCCTTTGGACCAAGTTCTAAAGAATGACAATGTCCATAAAATTCAGCCAAGCTTTCAAAGTCCAGTTAAAATATCAGGTAAGAGTTGCTTCCAACAGTCATCTCAAgaattaaagaatgaaaatgactttatttgttgttctctttgttctttctccAAGCAACTAGCAAAAGCAGTGGTGAGAATATTAACTACTATTaggaaagaagggaggagaaacaTCACACCTTGAACACGGTGTCTGCAATTTTGGTCTTTCTATCTCAGACAGGAAATAATTAAAtcttaaaacacacaaacaaaggATAGGGATTAAAGTCATTGAACAGCTTCCCCAAGAAAAAGGTCAAAGAACTACACGTAAACTTTGGAAAGAGATAACAGTAGGGTTATGATGGAAGCCTACAAAACTGAATGGGAGGAGGTTTAGTTATCCTGTACTTCTCACCAAACAATAATATCAATCATCCAGTAAAGCTGGCAGATAATAGgttataaacaaacaaaataaaggtTAAATATTCTGCTGTTTTCATCCAGAGCTTGGTTAGGGAGTGAAGTCATTGTAATAGGATATCATGGAACTGAAAGTATAAATGACTTCAAAAATGAATTAAGCAAGCAAATGGATGAAGAGTACATTGAGACCTGACATAGATGGAGACAGTGGCAAGTTTCTAAACCACAGCCTGCTGGAAGATAAACTGGAGAGCAGTATCATTCTATATTTGCCTGTCCTTTCAGCCCACCCCCACTGAATCTGCTACTGTCTGTTGCTAAAAGGTGTATGGACATTTGGTGTGTGTGGATTTGTATTTCTCTATTGAAAAGTTTCCTTTGAGCTTAATGGGAACTGCAGATTTCTCCTTAGGAGCTTGCAGTCTGTGAGCTATCCAATGAGCTGGCAGTTTTAGTATCACCAAAAGGGCTTCTTTTGGTGAGTGAAATAAGAGTGAAATACTGCATAGTCCTCCAAGGTGCATAAGTTCTTTAGTATGAAATACATCAGCTTTCATAGGTAGTAACAATACTTTGGTTAATGACTAGGCAGCGTGTCAACATGCGAAAGATGTAGACAGTGTGTCTTAAGATTGATCTCATAAACAGGGtagatttctatttttgtttctgtcctGAGCTCTGGTTATTCATGGgttaaatattcttttaattaaatggtAAATTGCTTAGGAGCCCACCAATAACTATTTTGAAACATACTGCCTAACACAGTGCCTAGGCAAAAAATGTGGTCTTGCCAGCCAGTCTGGTGCTTTCTCATTGAGCCcctgagcagaggctgcagtgcagcacaggaTGGTGCTCAGCAAGCAGCGCCCCCAGGGGCCATGCTGCAAAGGGGATGGTGCAGGTCTGGCTCCTTGAGCCCGGGAGGTAGGAGCCAACAAGTGCGTTTCATGTTCCAGTTGTGAGTAGGGAGTTTTGGATGATGTGTTGAGTTGATGCAGAAATCGAAGGCGAAATTTCTCGTGTGTGTGTTTCCTGACATTTGTCAGCCTCCAGAGGTTGGCTGTGGTTTACATGCTTTGCTTCGAGCACCCGGAAATGTTTTCAGTACTGAATCTTGAGAACATATTCACTGTTTTCTGTCCAAAATATATTGCTGCCTTGTGAGAGCAGGGGCTGCACAGTGAATCCTTGCACCTGCCTATTATGAATTGAGGGATCCAGCAGTACATAGGTGACTCTGAAAGTAGTGTCTCCTacttatttctgtggaaattacaacagatacaaagagcacaataacacaatTTGAGAGAGCAAatgctcagctacaaaacactgtttttcaacgTAGTCACCCCCATTAACTCTGTGTTTTCACTAGCAATgtacaagagcctgcatgctgcacttgtaaacATCTGCATCAGCAGAAGTGACCGActctcatcactgctgaaatgcatcaccatCCGCcgcactgtgctcacatccactggttggtctccacTGGTTGTCAGTGTGTGGTGGATACAACAGAGAGAAGAGGATCAAGAGAAATCTAAGTTCACAGTGAGGGTGTCTGGCTGAGAGGCAGGCAGTAAAGGGAAGCCTCCTGCCAGCCTGCATATAGAAGAGCTGTGGAAACCATGTTAGCAGAACAAtaacatgttttgttttaaagtgaaCTAAATTGATTTTAGTAACTGAGTCATACCTAATTAATTGGAGGAAGAACAGAGGAAGACTTATGCAGCTATTCAGAAGCACCATGTGGCAGTCTGTTTCATCATCTAACTGGTTGCCGCAAATAGATTTTTAGAATTTAGGTGGAAATCTGATGATGAAATGATATTTGCCTCATCTGAATATTGCACGCTGGGGGAACGGGTTTGGAGTCTGTCGGTGTTGTCAGTAGGTGGCAGTAAATGTTAGCAAAGAGGTTTGCACTGCAATAAAATGCTGTAATTTTTAGGTCATGGCAAGGACAGTAGGAAAAATTGTGGCATTCTTGTTGGTCATAGTGCAGCTTTCTGCATGCCTTGCAggctcagaaaaacaaaccaacaaattctgtgctctctgaaaaaacaaactgcCCATTGCGTGGGCCTGTTCAGAGTGATGAGTGATGGGGAAGAGAGGAAGCCCCTCCTCTTTGATGGAAGCTGAATTTGAATTTATGGTGTAAACTGTATTCTGCAGCACAATGCTGGCTTAATATGAGTCATGGCTGAAGTGTGATTGTGctggttttctttgtctttgccACCCCCAAACATATTGTGCTGAAGCAGGTTGCAACACAATACAgactttcttcagaaaagtatGGAAGTGAATTCTAGCTTGGCTTTTATGCAGTAATATACAAATGTACACTTTAAAATTGCCTCATTCCTCTCTCCATTCTCCTTGCCCACTCATTAGAGAAGTACATTCCTGTTGTGTTGGCACTAGTGTCATCTGACATTGTATGATTAGAAAAAGTCCTTGTGATTTGCCTAGTTTGCCTTTCTATATAATACTGACATGATGTAGAAGACAGTATTGTTTTACATAACTTAATGAAGATTGCTCAGATAATTCGGAATGtaactttttatttcctttcttctgttatgggctttttttttttccttcttttctttttttttcccctgcttaaCTTGTTTAAGCCTTGGAAATCTATCCAGGAAAAACACAATTATGAGAAATGGTAGATTGCAATTATACAGCTGGGCTCCCATTCTGCTAAAAGTGACGCCTATTTTGCCACTGGCAATAGTGGGACTGAAACCTGGCCTTGTTTCAGGTGCTCTGTATCAGGAATTGATGATGTGAATAGGATTGCTTAAGCACTGGCAATCTGTAGGTGTAAGAAACTGTGAAAcaaactctttttcttctttcctgtacaGATGTTCAGTGTGACATGCACATCCCTTTTCACAATTATGTCAACTACATATGAGGTGCAGttatttccagttttctgtttcttggactctcatcttgtttctctttattcttcTGACAGAAATCATGCGATCGAATGGATTTTGTTTAGCGAACACTGAAACAATAGTCATCGACCACAGTATACCcaatggaaaagagaagcacCTGGATGTGGATTCAGCAGAACACTTGTAAGTGTGGTTTATCCACGAGTAATGCTGTCAGGGTTCAGATCAACAGTCACTTTCTGgctgttttttatttctatagCAAGATGCTATTCTCGGTGTAGGAGACTGGTGCAGTTATCATTCTCACTGGTTGAAGATTACTGAGTCTGATAGCTAAGGCTTCACAGCTCTTTCCATTAAAATGGATAAAATGGCTCTCTGGAAATTGAACTTGGTCCTCTCTGTAAGAAAAAATCTGTGGCTATCACAGGGATCCTGCCAGGTGGAAACAGAGgagctttttctttcactgatcACTGTGAAGAGAGCTGACTTGAGCCCGAATGTGGAAACTGAAGGATCCCCACAGCAGACTATCTCAAATATTTATTAGGGAAGCAAAACACCATTCTGTGAGGAGGGAAATATATCCCTGAACTTTATCAAAGGAAGCTGGACAGCTGCTCAGGTGCTGCTACACTCTTTGACTTgctgaaatatgtatttcattAAGGAGGAAGGATGTTAGATTAGCCTTATTTGTAAATTCTGCCTGCTAATGCGTGTAGATATTTTGGGGTCAGAGACCAGTAACCAGGAAGGCTTTCATTTAGGTCTTAAGTCAGTGCTATGTTGACAGATGGGTACTCATGGAAGTTAGCTCCTGTTGATTTCTGTCGTGGAAAGTGATTGATGTTTCGGTGAGCTTCAAGTaatgaagtatttaaatattttcagtgagaaACATTGACCTGTATTTTCattaaagcaatgaaaatgatGGAAACAGAGCACTAAAAGCCTTGTGGAGGCTTTATCTTTGAATTCATCTTGCCACGTTTGAAATATGATCATTGCCAGTCTGCAGAAGGGTTTACGGGTTGAATAGATTTTGTTAGAGTCTGAAATGTAATCCACTGcaattttcaaaatctttctgttaatttttataAGAAGGAGTGTTTAACACTTACTGTTATGAGCCTAAAACTTACTAACAGCATTTAAATTCATACACTTGTACTGAGGCCGAAATGATGCGCTGGACATAATTAAATGAGGCCACTGTCTGGAGTTAAAGTTGATAGCTCCTAGTAGATCATCTCTTAGTATCGAGAGTGATAAATGGTCTCCCTGATCTAGCaggaggtgttcctgcctacagcagggggcttggaactagatgatcttaaagatccctccCAACCAcaaaccactctatgattcCGTGAAATTATTAGAGCAGATTACCAAAGAAGGCCCTGTCCTGCctcatttttgttatttcaaaagattttgatttaaaagaatGCTTTGGCCCAAGGAAAACTTACTGGTCTGGGATCGAAAACTTCTGTCGTCTGGTTGTCATCCCAAACCCTACACATCACAAAATACTGAGGCAGGAAAATATTAATATGATAAAGACTGGGTGGTAGGTGTGGTTTCCCAGAAAAAGTGGTGGAAGAAATTAATCCAAAATAACAGCTCAGCTTTGTGCACCTATATTTTAACTCCCCTGAAGGAAGTTAAATCGGGCACAAAGAagttaataaattttaaatgtcTGTCGTACATGGTGACCTAAACTTAGCTGTATTTTGTAACTGGGAGGTAGTGGCCTGGAAGTAATGGCACTGATGTATAAAAGCTATCTTGTAAAGactgaattatttctaaatacaaaagttttctatatttttaagtGTAGATTAGTAAACTGGAAAGGAAGTTTATAAACCTTTCAAAACCCTATGcagttcctttttgttttctgtaaaattgGATTTacagaattaatattttctattctgaaaTTAGACTTAATTCCTTGTGGACTTGTCTATCCTCAACTGGGgagtttttcctttcagtaaaaATCCATAAGGGTTTTGGTTGCTGATGTACTTGAATCAGACGTTTTGCAAAGCAAGCGTATTTTTTTGATAGAAGCACCCAATAGCATTCATTTGCCAAGGCTACACGGGTTAGCTGTTGGATTGCTTGCTGGGTTAGCCACTGAGTGGCCCATCACctgaaaaatctgaaacttCTTGCAAAAGAAACTATTGTGTTTTTGCAAGCTGGAGTTGCTTACTCTGTTATTGCTTTTTGcttccttcattttctctaaTTTTAGTTGGCAGAATACCACATTGTTGCAAAATGTGGTGAACCCAGTGTGCTCAGCCTCCACGTGGCAAAAGCAGCTCTTATATGCTTTCAGTACTCTGCAGTGCTTCTCAAAGCAAAGGTGGCAAATAAATGCATCCAAACTCTTTGGTTTTGTTACACAGAAGTACCTTCCTCTGCCAGGGCTGTTTGCACTTCTACCAGCAGTAGGCAGCAGAGGCTTTGGAACTGGATATGGCTGCCTTTTTGGCAAACTTGCTGCAGTAACAGACATGGATTTTCAGGATAGTGGTGGTGCTGGTACAAGCATCTTGTTGTCCACAGGAGAAATTTTCATGTGTGGCAGTGCAAAAGCATCATGGAGCTGGTAAAGTTAGGTGCAGAAggtttccagaaaaaaaataatcctacGCTtgacaagaaaaggaaatgctgcTCCTAtgctttttattcttaaatGGAAGGAGTTCTGTTCAGGTACTGCTTGCACATAATGTTTCAAGAGTTCTGTAAActttattttaggaaaagaCCTGTTGGTAGTTTTATGTGTTACACAGCTTCTAGCTGTAACTCTGATTTACTGGGTTTGCTTTCTTCCAAGCACTGTAGAGCACTGCTTTGCAGACTCCTGTGTCTGCACTTTCTTTCCAGCAGCAAGGAATGCTTTCTGCCTTCCCACAGCATGTGAATGTCACTGCTTTGTATCTCACATGCTGCTTGTAGTACCTTATCAGCGAGACTGAAGTTCCACAAAATCTATGTGGCCTTCCAGGTGCAATAGTCTGATTTTCTATAATtggcaagagaaagaaagctgaGTCTGAATAGCtttcttgcttccttttctgGCATTGTCATTCTGTCTGCCCCACTGGTGTTTCATAACTCTTTGTTCCTGGGCCTCTAGTGGTCTGTAAGACAGCACAACATCAGCTGGGAGTTAGCTGCCAGAAGCTAAGTCAAATCCCTTCTACACGTGTTCCCACGCATGCAGGCAAGCAAACAAACTTGGAGGGAGCAGGGAAATGGAGGCAATAAACATTTGAACCTCAGTTGACACTGAGTTTTTCCATGGTTGTAAGTAAAGATCATAGCAACAGAACTGCAGGAGAAAATCCCTGAGTTTCTGTTCAAAAAGTTGGGGTTCTCATAGTTTAGGATTGAGAAGGACTAGGCAGGAGTATGGAAAAGGGACAGAGCCATCTGTGTCCATACATTCTAGGATGTAGGCACTCTGCTATATGATAAGCTGTGATGCTTTCCAAGAAATTGAGTTTTGAGaagagggaggagtgggagatgTTGTCTGTTTCTTTATCCTACCAGTCTTTTTAGATCTTCTGAAGTACTTGATTCTTAGGGCTCTCTTGGTTGAAGTTAGAAGGATGTCTGCAATTGCATTATTTAACTGCAGGAGTCCAGCTGCCACAGGGAGGGCAGCGAGATTCTGTAGGAGGGATGCTGTAATCATTGTTTCCTATTTGTCTTGAACATTTGTCTTTATAAAAAGACAAATGCAGGGAGGAGACTCTCACCCTTTCACTTCATAGGTACAAGTTCAATCTGCATACAAAGGCAGTTTCCGTTCTGCTTTTGTGTGGGAACCGAGGCATTTCATGTCACTGCCAAATGCTATGagaataaaatggaagaatGTGGACCTCAGCTTCATGACTCACTTTTCCAGAGCTCACTTGCTGCTTCCTTCCTTAACGCTAGTAGCTTTGAAAGTCAGAGAGAACAATATGACCTGTGTGCACGCACCATAGTTCTCATTGTCCTATGGTTGATTCATAAACGTGGCTGTGTGTATGAGAAGGTGGATGGGGTCAGGTCTGAGTAGTTTCTGTGCAGTTTTTCTAGACTCAGAAAGCTCTAATTCCAGAGGTATCTAGAGCTGCCTAATAAAGGCTGTGTCCCAggaaattatttgtttgttagTAGGAAAAAAGCCCTAGGagttgaaaatgaatttatcGTGTTTTTGATCCAGGTCAACTTCAACTGAACTGAATAGTAACTAGATGTCATGAGATGTAAAGTTCAGGTATGATAATGACAAGTGCAGTGAAGAGTCTGTGTCATGCTGGAGAGAAATCATAAAAAGCCCCTTTCAGTGCAGACTGCCATCTAAAGAGATTGAGAATTTGCTCTCCTAACATGCTGTGTATTTATGTTTTGGCACAGCTGTAAAAGGGAATAGTTCTCTTGTTTTACTGAAAGCAAACTCCTTTGCTCATTCATCTCCATGGGTTACAAAGAAGGTTTTCTGTTTATTAAGGACATGGAGGGCAATGTTTTTCACTTATATCTCAACCCTCTTTAGTCAGTGCTGAATTTTGGTTTACATAAGTGATGGAAGATATAATTTCTGATCTTTCAGCATCAGGAGAATGATGGTAGGCTGATGTCACGAAACTGTAATTTTACTATTCACAGTTGATTTTCATGGACTTTGCTTAAGAACTTCTTGCATATGTTTTAATTTCAAGCTGCCAGGAGAGGGAGTGAGACACTGATGATTTCAAAAAAGAACTGGGACTCTAGATCTTTGCCTTGCAAACTGAGCTTCACAAAGCTCAAGCTGTAAACCAGCATTAGAAGTACTACTAATGCAGCACTACTCTGCTGTAAAGCAAGTCCACGTGTTCAATTTACTCAGAAACTTAACTTGACATATTGGTAGAGACATTCTTGCCTACAGCTCTTTTTCCAAATGACCCccttaaaaatgtcttttctcaAAGCTTTCTGGGGATCAGTCTCCAGATATTCTAGCCTTCTCCTTCTCCCCCAGTACTTTTCTTCAAATTCTATCTacattgaatttttaaaattcatatcaatgacatttattatttttttttgcatcaatATTAATGTCTTtttgcatcaaaagaggggtggccagcagggcagaggaggtgattgttcccctctgcGCTGATCTTGTGAGGCCTCAGCTGTAGTATTGTGTCCAGGCCTGAGACCCCCAGCAAgggaaagacatggagctgctggagcagggagaAGGGGAGAGTCgagaagatgatcagagggctgaagcatttcttctgtgaagataggctgaaggaactggacttgttcagTCTGTAGAAGAGAAAGCTTGGGGGGGAACttattgcagctttccagtagaAAAGGAGCTTATTAACAGGAAGgaggctgactttttacataTTCTGAGAatggtaggacaagggggaatggtttcaagaGAGTTTAAgaggctttaaactaaaagagaggagattagATGTTAacaggaagttctttactcagagaatggtgaggcagtggcacagctgcccagagaagttgtggatgtcccatccccagaggtgttcaaggccagattggagGG
The DNA window shown above is from Meleagris gallopavo isolate NT-WF06-2002-E0010 breed Aviagen turkey brand Nicholas breeding stock chromosome 3, Turkey_5.1, whole genome shotgun sequence and carries:
- the PXDC1 gene encoding PX domain-containing protein 1, giving the protein MCSYYSINSSVSTCGSMLVRGLADVRSDHEVGLITIKEAHDIEARLNEVEKLLKTIINMPWKYSRSEVVLTFFERSPLDQVLKNDNVHKIQPSFQSPVKISEIMRSNGFCLANTETIVIDHSIPNGKEKHLDVDSAEHLFESVSDFTSELEDSDDPTAYVTNLTYYHLVPFETDILD